The Pichia kudriavzevii chromosome 3, complete sequence nucleotide sequence CTCTCTACACACACAAACATAAACATAAACACATAAACACCCATTCACCACTCCAACGTCATTGTTAGCGTCACTATCAGTATTAACATCACCGTCACCGTCAACCCCGAGACACTAGGGCAAGGCTTTGCCATCCTGGCGACATAAGCAGCCGCGATATGATATCCTTATCCTTGGTGGCCACGCTCTTTAAGAGAAGAGACACCTCCTCGCTGTTCAACACATGGGTCTCCCTGACTAGATAGAACAAGAGGTGCCAGTTGCTTAACTCGTTGCACACCTTATCGTAATCATTGTAGTCCACATTACTTCCAAATGCAGTTTCCAACTGTCTATAAAGAGACGACAAATTCTGCGATTCCCCCAAATATCCTCTATTTTCAATGGGGAAATTGCTCTCAACAAATAGACTCTTGTCATTGCTCTCTGGGAAACCATGTGTCAATGAAACTAGTAAATACTCAACGGGGAAGGAAGGCTTGGCGTTCTCCTTGACTTGAACACCATACtcgtttttctttgtataGAATATATCTGGAACGTATCTTTTGTCAGTTGTTTCCTTCACAAACATCTGATCTGGATGAGTCGATGGACATATTAGATCTGCCTTGTATAACCCCTCGGCAGCTTCACTTGCTTGGTATGCATTCACCTCAATTTCTCCATTAACGTTACCGCTGATAACACAAGTAACAAACTTACTACTAAACTTCCCACTTTCACTCCATTTACACTTGTTGGAATATTTGATCTGCCATTGAACGGCAAATAATACCTCAATTGAGGACATGAAAAATGAACCTGAATGTCTTTTACAGATAACACTACCGTCCCCTTTACCAGCATCAGACAAATCCGTAAATACTATACCAACCGGCTCAAGACCTAGCTCATTGCATAATCCAACAACCTTATCCTCATCCTCCCATTCTTGAAGTACTAGCCCATCATCCTGATCTATTTGGGGGAATTCGTAAATGCTATGAACCTCGGCCTTGATTCCCAAGGGTATCTTTTCATACCTCTCGTATTTACCTAATAGCAACCCAATTCTTTGTAACCCACTCATTCTCCATGTATGGATGAAATTGTTCACCATCTCACTATTTGAAAACTCAACATGGTCGACCATCCGATATTCCTGTCTCTGTAATGTAATTGCACTAGGCTGGCATTTGGAACAGATCCCCTTAGGCCAAGGCTCATGACCTGATGGACATCGTAAATTGATTGCAAAGTCACTCTCTTGTAAAGGGGCTATATAACTTGAACCGCCTTCTTTGTTGGTACTGCTGTTGAGCTCATCAACATAAGCATGAAAAGATATATgcttgatgttgttgtctGCTTGATATTCACGATCCCATGGCGGCAACGGTGAACAATATTCACACATGCCTTTGTCGTTATGTCTGCACAAGTTACCCCTTTTACGAGGAATCAAACCAGAATCTTTGTCTAACTCGTCGTCTAGCTTCGACTGGGTTCTATTTGTTGGCTCCTTGGGTTTAGACAATCCCGTTGATGATGCATTTATAGCAACTGTCCCTGAAATAGAAACACCGGCTGGTTGTTCCGACTTGGAGTATTCGAGCATGAGCATATCACCATTCTTCAATCCCAATTGTTCAACGGTGTTATCTGCAATCTCATGTGCATTGTACTGGGGCCCAGTTTTCAGACCAGGTCCTGGAAACTTGACAACTAATGACGATGTATCAATTGGTGGCAACTTTGTCAGCACCAACTCATTGAGTAGTTCA carries:
- a CDS encoding uncharacterized protein (PKUD0C10710; similar to Saccharomyces cerevisiae YBR170C (NPL4); ancestral locus Anc_8.589); translated protein: MTIIRFRSRDGQFRLNCEANTPFSELLNELVLTKLPPIDTSSLVVKFPGPGLKTGPQYNAHEIADNTVEQLGLKNGDMLMLEYSKSEQPAGVSISGTVAINASSTGLSKPKEPTNRTQSKLDDELDKDSGLIPRKRGNLCRHNDKGMCEYCSPLPPWDREYQADNNIKHISFHAYVDELNSSTNKEGGSSYIAPLQESDFAINLRCPSGHEPWPKGICSKCQPSAITLQRQEYRMVDHVEFSNSEMVNNFIHTWRMSGLQRIGLLLGKYERYEKIPLGIKAEVHSIYEFPQIDQDDGLVLQEWEDEDKVVGLCNELGLEPVGIVFTDLSDAGKGDGSVICKRHSGSFFMSSIEVLFAVQWQIKYSNKCKWSESGKFSSKFVTCVISGNVNGEIEVNAYQASEAAEGLYKADLICPSTHPDQMFVKETTDKRYVPDIFYTKKNEYGVQVKENAKPSFPVEYLLVSLTHGFPESNDKSLFVESNFPIENRGYLGESQNLSSLYRQLETAFGSNVDYNDYDKVCNELSNWHLLFYLVRETHVLNSEEVSLLLKSVATKDKDIISRLLMSPGWQSLALVSRG